The segment TCAGTCCAGTGACCTAAGTGGAGCAAAGGAAGTAGCATTTCTTTTTGTTGGACTGAATCCTATGAGAGAATGTCTTCATGAGGCCAAACTGTGCTCTGCTACGGGTTGCACCAtggtaaatgagagcagaatttgagccCTTATGCATATGTAACTCCACATAAGAATACTGAAATAAATAAACCCCTTAACAAGTgagtggttgttgttgtttttttaaaaaatggtacaaTGTTTGGAGAAGCCACAAGGTGGCAGAaaagcaatatatatattttacatatcAAAAGAGatgctgtttaaaataaatgtctAGATCCAAATGAGATATGGAGGAAAGCAGTTTAACAAGGAGTGTTATGTTTAACATTGGCCATGAATCCAAAGTTTCACATGGGAAGTAGAAAACATGGACTTTGAAATGCATGTACAAAATATGCTTGAATGAGCTTGGCTCCTGCACCTCCTAAGGCAGATTGTTTTTTAGCCACCTTTCAGAATCAGAAGATTGATACACAGTAATAATGGATAACATCTGATCTTCCTGCATTTCCACAGTGCATTGTCAAGCATAACTTCAGCATATAATAATAATGACTATTTTTTATGTACTAAACTTTATTTAGAAGTATCATCATTCTGCATACTGAGAGCATGCGGACAGTGTCATGAAGCTTTATTGTGCACTGCATCTTTCGTACAAACTgtatcccaaaatgctttacataaTAAACAGTAAAACAGTTAAGACTCAATTGTTGACTGTCAGGATATAGCAAGGGTCAAGCTGGTAGCGGCACTGCCCCAGGTGCAGAGCAGTGAGGGAAATGTGACTCTAAGATTCGATAGAAGTGCCAGTCAGATGGTTTTAGTGACTAAGGGAATGTCTGATATCCTCCAGAAACACCACCAGGACATCAGAGGTTAATTCAACCCTGACAACATATAGCTCTGGCCCAGGCTTTTTGAGGTCTGAACCGTAGCTATGgttattcaaataaataaatatatcaacTGTTCTTTATTATTAAGACTTCAACAAGAATCTTGTTAGAAATTAGACTTAAACTCTGGGAAAAAATCGTACAGTATATTTCACAATAACAATTCATAAATGAAGTATTATTCCTTCCAATGAATTCTAAATGTTTCTGGCTTGCAAAAGAGAAACACCATATATACTTGTTTCCGACAGTTGGCAATCAGAtttagatcctgatcctgcaatgattTACACATGTAATTAGTTTTATGCACTGTAAGTAGTCCTAGTAACTTCAGTGGTACAACTCACAGTATGTAAAGTTTAGCATGTgcaaagtctttgcaggattggggcattaAGAAGTACAAAAGGCTATAGATAGTCAATAATATTAGACCCCAAATAATCCAAAATGATATCAAATCCACAACTTGCATATCGGGTATCCCAATGCATTACTCCATTGAATCCTGTCCCGTCCAGGTACACCCTCCATATTTTTCTCATTTGTCCCCAAAATTGTTCCACTTAAAAGGcataaataaagaaagaaaaaaggggcTAGCTATAGAAAAAACTCCCcttaaaaatagagagagaatttAGTATTCTCATTTTAACAATGGTCCTGAACCTCTTTCTAGTCTAAGCAGGGGCTGATATTGCCTCTTTCTTTCACAAATAACATGCCAGATTCCTAGTGCCTTTTCTTCATAACAACGTTCTCAAACAGAAAATCATTCTTTCAattaagagaaaaaggaaaactcCCTAATATTTCCACATAATTCAATCACCACCAAAATATACAGTCGATTTTACCAGTCTGTTGCTGTCATCATCCTAGAGATTCATAAAGGTACTCATAGCTCCAATTCAGAACAGTGCCTGGAAAGTTCAGAATAAATTTCCAGTGAATGGTTAGAATACTTATTTCTTTGTTCCTCAACAAAGAAAGTTGAAATCCTccaaaaacatacaaaaaaaccACATAATATTCTACAAAGATTACTATAAATGCACAGTTCAAATACTATATTATACTTTTAAATAGGAATTGGGTGATCCTCCCTATGCTCTGTCTTCTTTGACACTttccagcagcacaaagcaggTAGAAATTGCACCTTCCCAGCCAGCTCAGGATTATCCTTCTATAAAGTGAATCCCTGGATAATGCAGAGACACTAAGGTTGGCTCTTCAGCATATGGAATGTGCGTAGGGATGGTTGGAGGGGTAAAGAGGGAGAGCAGCATGGTCAAAGTGCTCTTAAATATGGGGCCATGGGCATCCAGGTGTAattcaggacttgtctacacagggacttccAGGAAAGCTAATCTGAATTGACTTTGAAATgaattagttaaaccacattaaactcCTGTGTGAACACCCTcattcacttccaaagtgaattaatcTAAACTGAATTaaagccactttaattctgaaataCTGCATCCACATAGATATTTAATATGGTTTAACTAACCCAATTCAAAGTCACATTTTTAGCTATTTGGATTAGGTTTCTTGGATGATCCCATGTAGATGAGCCCTTTGAACAGCCCTGAGGCTGTTCCAAGTTACACAGACATGTTAAAGTTGGGAAGTACCGGGATTTAAGGGCAAGCATCAGCATTAAgctgtcttagggtatgtctacactacgaaattaggtcgaatttatagaagtcggttttttagaaatcggttttatatattcgagtgtgtgtgtccccacagaaaatgctctaagtgcattaagtgcattaactcggcggagcgcttccacagtaccgaggcaagcatcgacttccggagcgttgcactgtgggtagctatcccacagttcccgcagtctccgctgcccattggaattctgggttgagatcccaatgcctgatggggctaaaacattgtcgcgggtggttctgggtacatatcgtcagccccccgttccctccctccccccgtgaaagcaagggcagacaatcatttcgcgccttttttcctgacttacctgtgcagacgccataccacggcaagcatggagcccgctcaggtaaccgtcaccctatgtctcctgggtgctggcagacgcggtactccattgctacacagtagcagcaaccccttgccttgtggcagcagacggtacagtacgactggtagccgtcatcatcatgtctgaggtgctcctggtcgcctctgtgaggtcgatcaggagcgcctgggcagacatgggcgcagggactaaatttggagtgacttgagcaggtcattctctttagtcctgcagtcagtcctattgaaccgtcttatggtgagcgggcaggcgatacggactgctagcagtcgtactgtaccatcttctgccgagcagccatgagatgtggatggcatgcagtccttctgcaccgtctgctgccagccaaagatgtaaaagatagatggagtggatcaaaacaagaaatagaccagatttgttttgtactcatttgcttccccccctcccctgtctaggggactcattcttctagatcacactgcagtcacttacagagaaggtgcagcgaggtaaatctagccatgtatcaatcagaggccaggctaaccttcttgttccaataaggacaataacttaggtgcaccatttcttattggaaccctccatgaagtcctgcctgaaatactccttgatgtaaagccaccccctttgttgattttagctccctgaagccaaccctgtaagcgcccctcccagcgtcagagcaatggcaaacaatcgggcatctgagagtgctgtccagagcagtcacaatggagcactctgatggggctaaaacattgtcgcaggtggttctgggtacgtgtcgtcaggcccccgttccctccctccctccgtgaaagcaagggcagacaatcatttcgcgccttttttcctgagttacctgtgcagacgccataccacggcaagcatggagccagctcaggtaaccgtcaccctatgtctcctgggtgctggcagacgcggtacggctttgctgcacagtagcagcaacccattgccttctggcagcagacggtgcaatacgattggtagtcgtcctcgtcgtgtctgaggtgctcctggccacgtcagctgggagcgcctgggcagacatgggcgcagggactaaatttggagtgacttgagcaggtcattctctttagtcctgcagtcagtcctattgaaccgtcttatggtgagcgggcaggcgatacggactgctagcagtcgtactgtaccatcttctgccaggcaggcaagagatgaggattgctagcagtcgtattgtaccatcttatgccaggcaggcaagagatgaagatggctagcagtcgtactgtaccatcttctgccgagcagccatgagatgtggatggcatgcagtccttctgcaccgtctgctgccagccaaagatgtaaaagatagatggagtgggtcagaacaagaaatagaccagatttgttttgtactcatttgcctcctcccctgtctagatcacactgcagtcactcacagagaaggtgcagcgaggtaaatctagccatgtatcaatcagaggccaggctaacctccttgttccaataacaacgataacttaggagcaccatttcttattggaaccctccatgcagtcctgcctgaaatactccttgatgtacaggcacaccctttgttgattttagctccctgaagccaaccctgtaagccgtgtcgtcagtcgcccctccctccgtcagagcaacggcagacaatcgttccgcgccttttttctgtgcggacgccataccaaggcaagcatggaggccgctcagctcactttggcaattaggagcacattaaccaccacacgcattatccagcagtatatgcagcaccagaacatggcaacgcgataccgggcgaggaggcgacgtcagcgcggtcccgtgagtgatcaggacatggacacagatttctctgaaagcatgggccctgacaatgcatgcatcatggtgctaatggggcaggttcatgctgtggaacgccgattctgggctcgggaaacaagcacagactggtgggaccgcatagtgttgcaggtctgggacgattcccagtggctgcgaaacttttgcatgcataggggcactttcatggaactttgtgacttgctttcccctgccctgaagcgcatgaataccaagatgagagcagccctcacagttgagaagcgagtggcgatagccgtgtggaagcttgcaacgccagacagctaccggtcagttgggaatcaatttggagtgggcaaatctactgtgggggctgctgtgatgcaagtagtccacgcaatcaaagatctgctgatatcaagggtagtgaccctgggaaatgtgcaggtcatagtggatggctttgctgcaatgggattccctaactgtggtggggctatagacggaacccatatccctatcttggcaccggagcaccaagccgccgagtacataaaccgcaagaggtacttttcgatagtgctgcaagctctggtggatcacaagggacgtttcaccaacatcaacgtgggatggccgggaaaggtgcatgatgctcgcatcttcaggaactctggtctgtttcaaaagctgcaggaagggactttattcccagaccagaaaataactgttggggatgttgaaatgcctatatgtatccttggggacccagcctaccccttaatgccatggctcatgaagccgtacacaggcagcctggacagtagtcaggagctgttcaactacaggctgagcaagtgcagaatggtggtagaatgtgcatttggacgtttaaaggcgcgctggcgcagtttactgactcgcttagacctcagcgaaaccaatattcccactgttattactgcttgctgtgtgctccacaatatctgtgagagtaagggggagacgtttatggcggggtgggaggttgaggcaaatcgcctagctgctggttacgcgcagccagacaccagggtggttagaagagcacaggagggcgcggtacgtatcagagaagctttgaaaaccagtttcatgactggccaggctacggtgtgaaagttctgtttgtttctccttgatgaaaccccccgccccttggttcactctacttccctgtaagctaaccaccctcccctcctccctttaatcattgcttgcagaggcaataaagtcattgctgcttcacagtcatgcattcgttattcattcatcacacaaatagggagatgactaccaaggtatcccaggaggggtggtggaggagggaaggaaaatgccacacagcactttaagcacagcactttaaaagtttacaactttaaaatttattgaatgccagccttcttttttttgggcaatcctctgtggtggagtggctggttggccggaggcccccccaccgcgttcttgggcgtctgggtgtggagactatggaacttggggaggaggggggttggttacagaggggcagcagtggcagtctgttctccagctgcctttgctgcagctcaaccatacactggagcatactggtttggtcctgcagcagcctcagcattgaatcctgcctcctctcatcacgctgccgccacatttgagcttcagccctgtcttcagcccgccacttactctcttcagcccgccacttactctcttcagccctccacgtctcctcccggtcattttgtgctttcctgcactctgacattatttgcctccacgcattcgtctgtgctctgtcagtgtgggaggacagcatgagctcggagaacatttcatcccgagtgcgtttttttttctttctaagcttcactagcctctggggaggagaagatcctgtgatcattgaaacacatgcagctggtggagaaaaaaaaagggacagcggtatttaaaaagacacattttataaaacagttgctacactctttcagggtaaaccttgctgttaacattacatacatagcacatgtgctttcgttacaaggtcgtattttgcctcctcccaccgcgtgactaccccctcaaccttctcccttccctgtggctaacagcggggaacatttctgtttagccacaggcaaacagcccagcaggaatgggcttctctgagtgtcccctgaagaaaagcactctatttcaaccaggtgaccatgaattatatctcactctcctgaggataacacagagagataaagaccggattttggttgaatgccagcaaacatacactgcaatgctttgttctacagtgattcccgagtacgtgttactggcctggagtggtaaagtgtcctaccatgaaggacgaaataaggctgccctccccagaaaccttttgcaaaggctttaggactacatctaggagaaccgcaaatgccagggcaaagtaatcctttcacatgcttgcttttaaaccatgtatagcattttaaaaggtacactcaccagaggtcccttctccgcctgctgggtccaggaggcagccttgggtgggttcggggggtactggctccaggtctagggtgagaaacagttcctggctgtcgggaaaaccggtttctccgcttgcttgctgtgagctatctacaacctcctcctcatcatcatcttctttgtccccaaaacctacttccgtattgcctccatctccattgaaggagtcaaacaacacggctggggtagtggtggctgaaccccctaaaatggcatgcagctcatcatagaagcggcatgtttggggctctgacccagagcggctgttcgcctctctggttttctggtaggcttgcctcagctccttcagtttcacgcggcactgcttcgggtccctgttatggcctctgtccttcatgccctgggagattttcagaaaggttttggcatttcgaaaactggaacggagttctgatagcacggattcctctccccaaacagcgatcagatcccgtacctcccgttcggtccatgctggagctcttttgcgattctgggactccatcatggtcacctgtgctgatgagctctgcatggtcacctgcagcttgccacgctggccaaacaggaaatgagattcaaaagttcgcggttcttttcctgtctacctggccagtgcatctgagttgagagtgctgtccagagcggtcagaatggagcactctgggatagctcccggaggccaataccatcgaattgtgtccacagtaccccaaattcgagccggcaacgtcaatttaagcgctaatccacttgtcaggggtggagtaaggaaatcgattttaagagccctttaagtcgaaataaagggcttcattgtgtggacgggtgcaggtttaaatcgatttaacgctgctaaattcgacctaaagtcctagtgtagaccagggcttaaaaaCCACCTTCCTGAGCTACGTCAACTACAGCTCAGGCATGTCTCAAGATCTGGCCTACAAGTACAATACTACAGAACTTCACTTAAATAAATTCTACTAACTTCCTGTCCAGTTCTTCAGTTGCAGCCCTAAATGGTCTGATTTAAAAGCAATTTAATCCAGCTCCAGAGTGgggaatgtttttatttaatagcTGCTGAGCCTCTTAATAGCAGCTCTCCAAAACTAAAACAAAGGCATAAAATTTTCCCCTGAGAAGGTAAACAGTCAAAACTGCATTCTAAAACTCATGATGTTATAAACTGAGTCACTCTACAGTTATTAATTCTTTGGTTATATCCCAAAgagcaaacactttaaatttgCTGACAACTTGCATATAGGGTATCCCACAGTGAGATACCTTAGTAAATCTGGAATGGTAGACAATAACTAACAGATAAATTTCTTTGTAATTCTCACAAGTAGATGGCACTAGGTACAAAGCCCTTTCTGGCAATGGGTTAGTTTGTAAAGCCCTTTCCTCTGGGTGAGCTTATGACTTTGGAACAACtcacataaaaatattttatcttgTTACCTGGACTCCctatagcagtggtgggcaatctgtggCTCGCTGGtcgcacgtggcccatcagggtaatccgctggtgggctgcgagacagtgtttacattgccCATCCGCATACAAGGctgtctgcagctcccagtggccacagttggCCATTCCTTGTTTATTTTGAGGGATGCCACTCATTGTAGTCCCCAAATCTACCTACATTCTGCATTAAGTTGATTTTCCATAATTTATATTGTAGAAAATTATTtataacagaaataaagaaatatgaAACTGACGTTATAGAAAAAGTTATCTATATTAAAGGAATGAATTCcacatcattttaatttttttccatgaatAGCATGGTGTCCTTTAGTTTGGTTCTTTGTCACACATTGGGGCATTTGCAGGTTGAGAAGTATAATTGCGGTTAGAATCCAACCCTGTGTATTGTCAAATTCTTAAGACATGGTTCCCAACAATTAATGAAGTAATATACAAATAATGACTTTGCAAATCAGGATTTTTGACTAATACCCTCCTCTGCGATATCAGCTCTTTGAGGAATAACAGAGGATACAGTGCTATGGACTTTAGCCCAGTTACACTAGCAATTTCCAAAGGCCTTCGTAAGCCTTCTGATTGAGTAGATCATCCACAGCTTCTGGTGAAATTTAAGATATCTGGTGTTGGGTCTTCTTTGTATTGATTTACTTAGAAGATAATTAATCTCAGTACAAAGATAAAACTCATATTTTCAGCCATCAAGGATGTTCCGAAAGGTTCTAGTTACAGTTGAATACATATTATTTTTATGAACAACCTCTAGCCTTCAATATCCATCTGTATTCAGCTGAGACAACTATTGCATGCACTTCAGTGCTTCTATTTATTCTAATTacacattttttacattttttgagACATTCTATAGATAAATTAAGCAGTAAGAAAAGAGTTTAAATATTcttgggctgtagcccaagaCCGGCAATACATTGTAACCTTAGGGAAGATATTTCTGTTTGGTTAAATTCTACCTTAGATGTATGGTAAATGGAAATGAATGGGTATAGGGCTGTACCCCTCTTCTCAAGCTCAATTTTAACAACCATATATCTGTGCTGTGCCTGTTCTGTGCATAAATAGAGAACTTCAGTCTGCACATATTTCCGTCTGGCAGCTTCTTTATGAGCACAAAATTCACACACGCACATTCACACGCACATTCTTTTAGTTAAACTGGATATTTTTCCCCATGAATTTTTATCTAATTCATGCAATGGAAACTATTTACTTTGAGGCCAAGTGTTCATAATTGTTGTAAGATCCGTAAGCATATGTTTGGCACTTTTTCAATTAGTGAGATGCATTATCTTTAGTTGCTTAGCCATTTCCTGTAAGAAAATGGTATTTGTAATCCAAGATGTAACACATTTTTGGCTAATGAACTAAAAGTTATGTAATGGTTTGAACATACATGTATGTCTTAATTTCTTGAAGTGCTACAATTGTAGTGTATATCACTGCCTTTCTCTTTTGACCATCCATCAGCCTTAAAATCATAGGgctaaattaatccctggtgtaccTCCAGTGACACCAAATTAATCCCTGATGTTACATAATTGGAGCAAGCTATTTTATCTTGGTGCATCCTTGCGAAGTATTTGAAATAGGGGGTTGTGCAATAATTCTTTGATTGTACAGGAAGGCATCAATTATTCTTGCCGTTGATTATTAATAGGATGTAGGGATATGGTCTAATAGCAAAAAGGGACAAAGAATCGACTGGATTAGAAACAAAAGGTGATTGCAGTAATGTTTTATGCTAGCCAttgattttaaacaaatatatttcCTGCACCCTGTAGTGACCCCTAGTGGTCTTGGGGACTGGCGTGATGGGtagggctggtcaggaatttgACTAAATTTTTGCATGTGTGTctcagaaaatgcagatttggtgaa is part of the Caretta caretta isolate rCarCar2 chromosome 5, rCarCar1.hap1, whole genome shotgun sequence genome and harbors:
- the LOC142072017 gene encoding uncharacterized protein LOC142072017 translates to MQSSSAQVTMMESQNRKRAPAWTEREVRDLIAVWGEESVLSELRSSFRNAKTFLKISQGMKDRGHNRDPKQCRVKLKELRQAYQKTREANSRSGSEPQTCRFYDELHAILGGSATTTPAVLFDSFNGDGGNTEVGFGDKEDDDEEEVVDSSQQASGETGFPDSQELFLTLDLEPVPPEPTQGCLLDPAGGEGTSAACVSMITGSSPPQRLVKLRKKKKRTRDEMFSELMLSSHTDRAQTNAWRQIMSECRKAQNDREETWRAEESKWRAEESKWRAEDRAEAQMWRQRDERRQDSMLRLLQDQTSMLQCMVELQQRQLENRLPLLPLCNQPPSSPSSIVSTPRRPRTRWGGLRPTSHSTTEDCPKKRRLAFNKF